One Myotis daubentonii chromosome 12, mMyoDau2.1, whole genome shotgun sequence genomic region harbors:
- the LCLAT1 gene encoding lysocardiolipin acyltransferase 1 isoform X3 produces MVSWKGIYFILTLFWGSFFGSIFMLGPFLPLMLVNPSWYRWISNRLVATWLTLPVALLETLFGVKVIITGDAFVPGERSVIIMNHRTRMDWMFLWNCLMRYSYLRLEKVCLKASLKSVPGFDSLFEKLALESGAGVAAPARAARRWVSDHRRPQGWASGCESVDSSLGGLSRSSTVASLDKDSTKSSGQSNNNSDTCAEFRIRYVGAIEKLKLSEGKNLEGPLDLLNYIYVAQQDGKLPFVPLEEEVIMGVSKYGIKVSTPDQYDVLHRHALYLIIRMVCYDDGLGAGKSLLALKTTYASNKEVSLWVYQCSSLEQAQAICKVLSTAFDSVLTAEKV; encoded by the exons ATGGTGTCATGGAAAGGGATTTACTTCATACTCACTCTATTTTGGGGAAGcttttttggaagcattttcatgCTGGGTCCCTTTTTACCTTTGATGCTTGTAAACCCATCCTGGTATCGCTGGATCAGCAACCGCCTTGTGGCAACCTGGCTCACACTTCCAGTG GCATTGCTGGAAACCTTATTTGGTGTAAAAGTGATTATAACAGGGGATGCATTTGTTCCTGGAGAAAGAAGTGTTATTATCATGAATCATCGGACAAGAATGGACTGGATGTTCCTGTGGAATTGTTTGATGAGATACAGCTACCTCAGGTTGGAGAAGGTGTGCCTCAAAGCCAGTCTCAAAAGTGTTCCTGGATTCG attctctctttgaaaaGCTGGCGCTGGAATCGGGAGCGGGAGTGGCTGCCCCCGCGCGGGCGGCAAGGCGGTGGGTGTCCGACCACAGACGACCCCAGGGATGGGCCAGCGGCTGTGAGTCTGTGGACTCCAGCCTCGGGGGCCTTTCTCGGTCCAGCACAGTGGCCAGCCTTGACAAGGACTCCACCAAAAGCTCAGGACAAAGCAACAACAACTCAGACACCTGTGCGGAATTCCGAATAAGATATGTTGGTGCCATTGAGAAACTGAAACTCTCTGAAGGAAAAAATCTGGAAGGGCCACTGGACCtgctaaattatatatatgttgcCCAGCAAGATGGGAAGCTGCCTTTCGTTCCCCTGGAGGAAGAAGTGATTATGGGAGTTTCCAAGTACGGCATCAAAGTATCCACACCTGACCAGTATGATGTGCTGCACAGGCACGCCCTCTACCTGATCATCCGGATGGTGTGCTATGATGACGGCCTGGGGGCGGGGAAAAGCCTGTTGGCACTGAAGACCACCTATGCCAGCAACAAGGAGGTCAGCCTGTGGGTGTACCAGTGCAGCAGCCTGGAACAAGCACAGGCCATCTGCAAAGTCCTGTCCACTGCTTTTGACTCCGTGCTGACGGCTGAGAAGGTGTGA